The Salvelinus sp. IW2-2015 linkage group LG8, ASM291031v2, whole genome shotgun sequence genome window below encodes:
- the LOC111966998 gene encoding CD40 ligand: MINMYQTNLPPPPIPPRLGSVKSAPGPGHNKPLLGFLIGMIVLQMLLLLGGFTYLYHKENKYDEDFEHKYLDDMIVMRRLGECEKDSQSMLDCEKLVEKYKNIMEKVSEVEGKAVKLTGGLLSNGAMARMIVKQPVVGALPSSKYLEWNIGHSVLRNVQYFKSSWLKVQQSGDYDIYSQVAFSKWHPKTPLASRVKLRKGETGEEKNLMTAYCSLGDQNRTDVCTAFQGGVFSLEPEDQISVWVTDPSLVNYEEGTTTFGLYKL; encoded by the exons ATGATCAACATGTACCAGACCAACCTGCCTCCACCACCGATCCCCCCCCGGCTAGGCTCTGTCAAGTCAGCACCAGGCCCGGGCCACAACAAACCTCTCCTCGGGTTCCTCATTGGTATGATAGTGCTCCAAATGCTGCTACTACTGGGGGGATTCACCTACCTGTACCACAAGGAAAACAAG TATGACGAGGACTTTGAACACAAGTACCTGGATGACATGATTGTCATGAGGAGACTTGGGGAGTGTGAGAAAGACAGCCAGTCAATGCTGGactgtgagaagcttgtggagaaatacaaaaacataatgGAAAAG gtCTCAGAAGTGGAAGGAAAAG CTGTCAAACTCACTGGGGGTTTGCTCTCGAATGGAGCCATGGCACGCATGATAGTCAAGCAACCTGTAGTTGGTGCACTCCCTTCAT CAAAGTATCTGGAGTGGAACATAGGCCACTCAGTGCTGAGGAACGTCCAGTACTTCAAGTCCAGCTGGCTGAAGGTTCAGCAGTCTGGAGACTACGACATTTACTCCCAGGTGGCCttctccaaatggcaccccaaaACCCCTCTGGCCAGCCGGGTGAAGCTGAGGaagggggagacaggagaggagaagaacctGATGACAGCCTACTGCAGCCTGGGGGACCAGAATCGTACAGACGTGTGTACGGCCTTCCAGGGAGGAGTGTTTAGTCTGGAGCCTGAAGACCAGATCTCTGTGTGGGTGACGGACCCCAGCCTGGTCAACTATGAGGAGGGGACGACCACCTTTGGATTATATAAACTGTAG